One segment of Vibrio gazogenes DNA contains the following:
- a CDS encoding GNAT family N-acetyltransferase: MYKQVYDVDGDIMIRSARVDDARTIARYFNVNRHFLAPWEPKREAEFFLEQGWTQRLIKLKELEKMEVGFYLLIFDMSTNEMLGTISFSQISRFPVYSCYVGYSLAENSQGKGVMTRALKMACRFMFEAQNMHRISATYMPHNQRSEAVLKRLGFQYEGELKDFLLINGQWEDHYQTSLINPGWKV; this comes from the coding sequence ATGTATAAACAAGTTTATGATGTCGATGGCGACATTATGATTCGTTCGGCTCGGGTTGATGACGCCAGAACGATTGCCCGGTATTTTAATGTCAACCGTCACTTCCTTGCCCCATGGGAACCGAAGCGAGAAGCGGAATTCTTCCTTGAACAAGGTTGGACACAACGTCTGATAAAACTTAAAGAATTAGAAAAGATGGAGGTTGGTTTCTATCTCCTGATTTTCGATATGTCTACCAATGAAATGCTCGGTACGATCTCGTTTAGCCAGATTTCACGTTTTCCGGTTTATAGCTGTTATGTCGGTTATTCATTGGCTGAAAATTCGCAGGGGAAAGGTGTGATGACCCGAGCATTGAAAATGGCTTGTCGGTTTATGTTTGAAGCACAGAATATGCATCGTATCTCCGCTACATATATGCCCCATAATCAACGCAGTGAAGCCGTGCTGAAGCGGTTAGGATTTCAGTACGAAGGCGAGCTGAAAGATTTTCTGTTGATTAACGGTCAGTGGGAAGATCATTATCAGACCTCTTTGATCAATCCGGGGTGGAAAGTCTAG
- the tyrR gene encoding transcriptional regulator TyrR has product MRLEVLCEDRLGLTRELLDILVSRNIDLRGIEIDISGIIYLNCPDIDFATFSELMAQIRMISGVRDVRKIQFMPMERHNTELVSLLNNLPDAVLTIDLKGFVDTANHAALSLFNRQENDVIGHAISTLVQAFNFSRWLEGSKSRQREDIVLNGLDYILEIMPVYIQSESKESILASAMVILRARQFQHEIQHTQLPLHSELGFEHFVGISNRHKHLINQAKKLAMLDQPLLIEGETGTGKEMLAKACHNRSERASRPFLVVSCASMPDDVAETELFGHAPGSFNHREGHKGIFEQANGGTVFLDEIGEMSAHLQIKLLRFLQDGTFRRVGEEHEIHVDVRVIASTRHNLAALAESDQFREDLFYRLNVLTLSIPPLRERPNDVQPLLELFIAKHVRHMGMVKPHYDESVIEQLSHYQWPGNMRQLDNMVLRALTEMPDDELKIEYFHLPGVEVVNGGIGLLNLDGCLDDIMKDYEAKVLERLYQSFPSSRKLAKRLNVSHTSIANKLRDYDIRKH; this is encoded by the coding sequence GTGCGTCTAGAAGTCTTGTGTGAAGACCGTCTCGGGTTGACCCGAGAGCTGCTGGATATTCTGGTATCCAGAAACATCGATTTAAGAGGTATTGAAATTGATATTTCTGGGATTATTTATCTGAATTGCCCGGATATTGATTTCGCGACGTTTAGTGAACTGATGGCTCAAATTCGGATGATATCAGGCGTGAGAGATGTCCGAAAAATTCAGTTCATGCCAATGGAACGGCATAACACCGAATTGGTCTCACTGCTGAATAACTTGCCGGATGCTGTATTAACTATTGATTTAAAAGGTTTTGTTGATACAGCCAACCATGCTGCTTTATCATTGTTCAATCGGCAGGAAAACGACGTCATCGGTCATGCGATTTCAACACTGGTGCAGGCGTTTAACTTTTCTCGCTGGCTTGAGGGGAGCAAGTCCCGTCAGCGTGAGGACATTGTGCTGAATGGTCTGGACTATATTCTGGAAATCATGCCCGTTTATATTCAGAGTGAGTCAAAAGAATCGATTCTGGCCAGTGCAATGGTGATCCTACGCGCCAGACAGTTTCAGCATGAAATACAGCACACGCAATTACCGCTGCATAGCGAACTGGGATTTGAACATTTCGTGGGTATCTCCAATCGGCATAAACACCTCATCAATCAGGCGAAAAAGCTGGCGATGCTGGATCAACCGTTGTTGATCGAAGGCGAAACCGGGACCGGCAAAGAAATGTTGGCGAAAGCCTGTCATAACCGCTCAGAACGGGCATCGAGACCATTTTTGGTGGTTAGTTGTGCATCGATGCCGGATGACGTTGCCGAAACTGAGTTATTCGGCCATGCGCCGGGATCTTTCAATCATCGCGAAGGGCATAAGGGCATTTTTGAGCAGGCGAATGGGGGCACTGTATTTCTCGATGAAATCGGTGAAATGAGCGCACATCTGCAGATTAAATTATTACGTTTTCTCCAGGATGGAACATTCCGCCGAGTTGGGGAAGAACATGAAATTCATGTGGATGTCCGAGTGATCGCATCAACGCGGCATAATCTGGCAGCCTTGGCTGAATCCGATCAATTCCGTGAAGATCTGTTTTATCGCTTGAATGTGCTGACTTTGTCAATTCCACCATTGCGCGAGCGGCCAAATGATGTGCAACCATTGCTGGAACTCTTTATCGCCAAGCATGTGCGTCATATGGGAATGGTCAAACCACACTATGACGAATCGGTCATTGAACAGTTGTCGCATTATCAGTGGCCGGGCAATATGCGCCAGTTGGATAATATGGTGCTGAGAGCATTGACTGAGATGCCAGACGATGAATTAAAAATTGAATATTTCCATCTTCCGGGGGTTGAAGTCGTGAATGGAGGCATCGGATTGCTGAACCTCGATGGCTGCCTGGATGATATTATGAAAGATTATGAAGCCAAAGTTTTGGAGCGGCTCTATCAGTCATTCCCGTCGAGTCGCAAGCTAGCCAAACGATTGAATGTCTCTCATACCTCAATTGCAAACAAATTGCGAGATTACGATATTCGGAAACATTAA
- a CDS encoding YcjF family protein, whose translation MTPYQPKRVFQQDLELSNEKTASLLAQQQFDEATFTPEPVSESSLAESEAVNLDKVIRPRSKTPWFWRLSGSAFVGLVGWQAIDTILSAYQNGEWLTLGWTALVTALAGAGLSQLLKEWFTLRTLRKHFTRQTEAESLIQSHSVGQATGLCRKIIDDAGLVHGSVSAIEPQHVAEWEKHLNSAYNDGEVLALFDVFVLKHLDEKAIQMISRYATESAALVAVSPLAITDMLLVAWRNLIMINRLSDLYGVRLGYWSRIRLLRTLFINMAAAGASEIAIDAGTDLLSAGLAGKISARAGQGVGVGILTARLGLQAVTLLRPLPWVPERKAKLTSVRKAIVSRVLALMKTS comes from the coding sequence ATGACACCTTATCAACCGAAACGCGTCTTTCAACAAGACTTAGAATTGTCAAATGAGAAAACGGCATCACTGCTGGCGCAACAGCAGTTTGATGAGGCAACATTTACGCCTGAGCCCGTCTCTGAGTCATCATTGGCGGAATCAGAAGCTGTCAATCTCGACAAGGTTATTCGCCCCCGGAGCAAAACCCCTTGGTTTTGGCGATTGAGTGGCAGCGCTTTTGTCGGTTTAGTGGGTTGGCAGGCGATAGATACCATTCTTTCGGCATATCAAAATGGTGAATGGTTAACATTGGGATGGACAGCCCTCGTCACAGCACTTGCCGGGGCAGGGCTCAGCCAGTTACTGAAGGAGTGGTTTACACTGCGCACCTTGCGGAAACACTTTACTCGCCAGACGGAAGCTGAAAGTCTGATTCAGTCACACAGTGTCGGTCAGGCAACAGGGCTGTGCCGTAAAATTATCGATGATGCGGGTTTGGTTCATGGCTCCGTGTCAGCGATCGAACCTCAGCATGTGGCTGAATGGGAAAAGCATCTGAATTCAGCTTATAACGATGGTGAGGTTCTGGCGTTGTTCGATGTGTTTGTCCTGAAGCATCTCGATGAAAAAGCGATTCAGATGATCTCTCGGTATGCAACTGAATCGGCTGCGTTGGTTGCGGTCAGCCCGTTGGCGATCACCGACATGCTGTTGGTTGCGTGGCGTAATCTGATAATGATCAACCGATTGTCTGATTTATATGGCGTTCGTTTAGGTTACTGGTCTCGGATTCGTTTGTTGCGGACGTTGTTTATCAACATGGCCGCCGCCGGGGCCAGTGAAATTGCGATTGATGCCGGAACTGACCTGCTTTCGGCCGGATTGGCCGGAAAAATCTCAGCCAGAGCCGGACAAGGCGTCGGCGTCGGGATTCTGACTGCGCGGTTGGGGCTTCAGGCGGTTACACTATTGCGGCCATTGCCATGGGTTCCGGAACGGAAAGCGAAACTGACCAGTGTCAGGAAAGCCATTGTTTCGAGAGTGCTGGCCCTGATGAAGACCTCGTGA
- a CDS encoding YcjX family protein, translating to MRQIGQDVSELIQRGLDANIKVAVTGLSRAGKTAFITSLLNQIQYLSTHRHLPFLAASQQQRIIGTKRIPQRNLMVSRFDYEKAIAAIQSQPPFWPEPTRDVSETRVAIKYRPEKRSKRLLGKSLTLYIDLIDYPGEWLLDLPLLEMSFEQWSTQQIQQLSGQRKIMADGWLKMSQVLDLNAEADEQRLAGIAAEYTDYLHRCKAEGFHWVQPGRFVLPGELGGAPVLQFFPCLPPEEQSPRRSLTQRIATNYDVLKARYQEYQSKVVRHFYREYFSTFDRQVVLVDCLSPLNAGHDAFVDMQQALVQLLQSFKYGRSGLLSRLFSPKIDKVLFAATKADHVTPDQHVHLLHLLNQMIQPVWQDVSYENVSMECLTLASVQATQAGYISTPEGQIHAIQGTTLSGDNVTLFPGEVPDKLPSSAFWQSQQFDFTEFRPQISDPRQPIPQIRLDTVLEYLIGDKLR from the coding sequence ATGCGACAGATTGGACAGGATGTTTCGGAATTGATTCAGCGAGGGCTGGACGCGAATATCAAAGTCGCTGTCACAGGGCTATCACGAGCCGGTAAAACGGCATTTATCACTTCATTGCTTAATCAAATTCAGTATCTCTCGACCCATCGCCATCTGCCTTTTTTGGCCGCGAGTCAGCAGCAACGAATTATCGGTACCAAACGGATCCCACAACGGAATTTGATGGTCTCTCGTTTTGATTATGAGAAAGCCATTGCCGCCATTCAGAGTCAGCCGCCTTTTTGGCCGGAGCCAACCCGGGATGTCAGTGAGACTCGGGTTGCGATCAAATACCGACCGGAAAAAAGAAGTAAACGTTTACTGGGCAAGTCGCTGACATTGTATATCGATTTGATCGACTACCCGGGAGAGTGGCTACTCGATTTACCGTTACTGGAGATGAGTTTTGAACAGTGGTCGACTCAGCAGATACAACAGTTAAGCGGTCAAAGAAAAATCATGGCCGATGGGTGGCTTAAGATGAGTCAGGTACTGGATTTGAATGCGGAAGCCGATGAGCAACGATTGGCGGGTATTGCGGCCGAGTATACGGATTATCTGCATCGTTGTAAGGCCGAAGGATTTCACTGGGTACAACCCGGTCGCTTTGTCTTACCCGGAGAACTGGGCGGAGCGCCGGTGCTGCAGTTTTTTCCGTGTCTTCCGCCAGAGGAACAGAGCCCCCGCCGCTCACTGACACAACGAATTGCCACTAACTACGATGTGCTCAAAGCCCGTTACCAAGAGTATCAATCAAAAGTAGTGCGCCACTTTTATCGGGAATATTTTTCCACTTTTGATCGTCAAGTGGTGCTGGTGGACTGTCTGAGTCCGCTCAATGCCGGGCATGATGCGTTTGTTGATATGCAACAAGCCTTGGTACAACTCCTGCAAAGTTTCAAATACGGGCGGAGTGGTTTATTGTCACGACTATTTTCTCCAAAAATCGATAAAGTGTTGTTTGCGGCGACCAAAGCGGATCATGTGACACCGGATCAACATGTCCATTTGTTACATCTGTTGAATCAAATGATTCAGCCGGTCTGGCAAGATGTGTCTTATGAAAATGTGTCGATGGAATGTCTGACTTTAGCGTCTGTTCAGGCGACGCAAGCCGGATATATCTCAACGCCGGAAGGGCAGATACACGCAATTCAAGGCACAACACTGAGCGGAGATAATGTGACGCTTTTCCCCGGAGAAGTCCCGGATAAACTTCCATCCTCAGCATTTTGGCAATCTCAGCAGTTTGATTTTACCGAATTTCGTCCACAAATTTCTGATCCCCGGCAGCCGATTCCTCAAATTCGTCTGGATACGGTATTGGAATATTTAATCGGAGATAAATTGCGATGA
- a CDS encoding MmcQ/YjbR family DNA-binding protein, producing the protein MNLDEYNAFCRVLPATTYVVQWHHSHVWKIGGKVFAIGRLNREGQPAFTFKASPLNFDFLSEQPGYRPAPYFASRGMKWIQHDKSTADTDEALMYYLSESYRIVLLGLSRRTQQALGLNQSPCS; encoded by the coding sequence ATGAATTTAGATGAATATAATGCGTTCTGTCGTGTCTTACCTGCGACGACTTATGTGGTGCAATGGCATCATTCCCATGTGTGGAAAATCGGTGGCAAAGTTTTTGCTATCGGTCGTTTGAACCGCGAAGGGCAACCGGCATTTACGTTTAAAGCATCGCCGCTGAATTTTGACTTTCTAAGCGAGCAACCGGGGTACCGACCAGCCCCTTATTTTGCTTCCCGCGGGATGAAGTGGATCCAGCATGATAAAAGTACCGCCGATACTGATGAAGCGCTGATGTACTATTTGTCTGAATCTTACCGGATCGTTTTATTGGGATTGAGTCGACGTACACAGCAAGCACTTGGACTGAATCAATCCCCATGCTCCTGA
- a CDS encoding DMT family transporter — MKSPQQPIFPIGVQFMFLSALGFALMTACVKATNQYGIPVFEIVAARALVSLIISYIDVKRKKISIWGHNKPLLFARGAVGTVALMCVYYSVTTLPLAEATILQYVHPVFTALLAVFFLKERVQPATILCILTCLLGLYFILQSDMSSESTAPLPLLSVAFALMGAFGSAIAYVIVKKLSTTEDSSVIIFYFPLVALPIASLLIGDNFVWPDFNITILLIFVGIFTQVGQYGLTKAMQTQDAGRAAAFAYVQIVISILIGIAVFDEIPSVWTLIGGILIVSGALINLFGQRLRLARN; from the coding sequence ATGAAATCACCCCAACAACCGATTTTTCCCATCGGTGTTCAATTTATGTTTCTGTCGGCTTTGGGATTTGCTCTCATGACTGCATGTGTCAAAGCCACCAATCAGTATGGTATTCCCGTTTTCGAAATTGTTGCCGCCCGCGCACTAGTATCGCTGATCATCAGCTACATCGATGTCAAACGTAAGAAAATTTCAATTTGGGGCCACAATAAGCCGTTGCTGTTTGCCCGGGGTGCTGTCGGTACAGTCGCGCTGATGTGTGTCTATTATTCTGTCACCACACTCCCTTTGGCTGAGGCGACGATTTTACAATATGTCCATCCGGTGTTTACGGCGCTGTTAGCTGTGTTTTTCTTAAAAGAAAGGGTTCAGCCGGCAACCATTCTCTGTATTTTAACCTGTTTGCTCGGGCTCTATTTTATCCTACAGTCTGATATGTCCTCAGAATCAACCGCACCGCTCCCTTTATTGAGCGTCGCATTTGCACTGATGGGCGCATTCGGCAGTGCAATCGCTTATGTTATCGTCAAAAAACTAAGCACGACCGAAGACAGCTCAGTCATTATTTTTTATTTCCCGCTGGTTGCACTACCAATCGCTTCTTTGCTGATTGGTGATAATTTCGTCTGGCCTGATTTCAATATCACTATTTTGCTGATTTTCGTTGGTATATTTACTCAGGTGGGTCAGTATGGCCTGACCAAAGCGATGCAGACACAGGATGCGGGCCGAGCGGCAGCATTCGCTTATGTACAGATTGTCATCTCAATACTTATCGGCATCGCTGTATTTGATGAAATCCCTTCGGTCTGGACGTTGATCGGCGGCATTCTCATCGTCTCCGGTGCGCTGATTAATCTGTTCGGACAGCGGTTAAGACTTGCCCGGAATTGA
- a CDS encoding START domain-containing protein — protein sequence MRLFALAVLLLLNLPIWAHATESSTAPWSLYKTHGSVKIYSHKTTTDHIEVKAVAIVKAIPGALVALLHDAQRGPEWIANCRQVVIATKSTHERIIHVYYSAPWPVKDRDMVIDSVIHYDPQAQRLTISVQDVGDQYPPERNYVRMKHVRGKWQAIRLNDQQTQISYQGQGSAAGHIPLWLENKLLLRSTYETFLNMTAVIEEKVYQVPLPYLSVALLTN from the coding sequence ATGAGATTGTTTGCACTGGCTGTGTTGCTACTGCTTAACTTGCCCATATGGGCTCATGCCACCGAATCATCGACAGCGCCATGGTCGCTTTATAAAACACATGGCAGCGTCAAAATATACAGCCACAAAACGACAACAGATCATATAGAAGTCAAAGCGGTCGCCATTGTTAAAGCGATTCCCGGTGCATTAGTGGCCTTATTGCATGATGCACAACGTGGCCCCGAATGGATTGCGAACTGCCGTCAGGTTGTCATTGCAACCAAATCTACTCATGAACGAATTATCCATGTCTATTACAGTGCGCCCTGGCCTGTTAAAGATCGGGACATGGTGATTGATTCCGTGATTCATTATGATCCGCAAGCCCAACGATTAACAATTAGCGTGCAGGATGTGGGTGATCAATATCCTCCAGAACGAAATTATGTGCGCATGAAACATGTCCGTGGCAAGTGGCAAGCAATTCGGCTGAATGACCAGCAGACTCAGATCTCGTACCAAGGTCAAGGGAGTGCTGCCGGTCATATTCCGCTCTGGCTGGAAAATAAACTATTATTGCGTTCTACTTATGAGACCTTCTTAAATATGACCGCTGTGATTGAAGAGAAAGTCTATCAAGTCCCGCTCCCCTATTTATCAGTCGCATTATTGACGAACTAA
- a CDS encoding fumarate hydratase: MTLIRKEDLISSVADALQYISYYHPLDFVQALKKAYDREESQAAKDAIAQILINSRMSAEGHRPICQDTGIVTCFVNIGMNVQWEGDMTVQEMVDEGVRQAYTNPENPLRASVLHDPAGKRINSRDNTPAVVHINMVPGDQVEIQIAAKGGGSENKTKMAMLNPSDDIAEWVEKTLPAMGAGWCPPGMLGIGIGGTAEKAAVLAKESLMEHIDIQELIDRGPQNAEEELRLDIFNRVNRLGIGAQGLGGLTTVVDVKIKTAPTHAASKPVCLIPNCAATRHIHFTLDGNGPAEFVPPKLEDWPDITWEAGENTRRVNLDQVTKEDVREWKTGETLLLSGKILTGRDAAHKRIQTMLNNGEGLPEGVDLKGKFIYYVGPVDAVGDEVVGPAGPTTSTRMDKFTDMMLDDVGVMGMIGKAERGAATVESIKNHQAVYLMAVGGAAYLVAKAIKKARVVAFEELGMEAIYEFEVEDMPVTVAVDSHGVNAHQTGPDVWKVKIAEAEK; the protein is encoded by the coding sequence ATGACATTAATTCGGAAAGAAGATCTCATCAGTAGTGTGGCTGATGCGCTTCAGTATATCTCTTATTACCATCCGCTTGATTTTGTTCAGGCGTTAAAGAAAGCCTATGACCGCGAAGAGAGTCAGGCCGCGAAAGATGCGATTGCCCAGATTCTGATTAACTCGCGCATGTCTGCGGAAGGACACCGTCCAATTTGTCAGGACACGGGTATCGTGACTTGTTTTGTCAATATCGGTATGAATGTCCAGTGGGAAGGTGATATGACCGTTCAAGAAATGGTTGATGAAGGTGTTCGTCAGGCATATACCAATCCGGAAAATCCACTGCGGGCATCGGTATTGCACGATCCGGCAGGGAAACGGATCAATAGCCGCGACAACACGCCGGCTGTTGTTCATATCAATATGGTTCCCGGTGATCAGGTTGAAATTCAGATTGCTGCCAAAGGGGGCGGCTCTGAAAACAAAACGAAAATGGCGATGCTCAATCCGTCAGATGATATTGCGGAGTGGGTCGAAAAAACGTTACCGGCAATGGGTGCCGGCTGGTGTCCGCCGGGAATGCTCGGTATTGGTATCGGTGGTACAGCAGAAAAAGCCGCTGTACTGGCAAAAGAATCCTTGATGGAACATATCGATATTCAAGAGCTGATTGATCGCGGTCCACAAAACGCCGAAGAAGAGTTGCGTCTGGATATTTTCAACCGGGTGAATCGTTTAGGAATTGGTGCACAAGGGCTGGGCGGTTTAACCACGGTGGTTGATGTGAAGATCAAAACCGCGCCGACACACGCAGCATCGAAGCCTGTTTGTTTGATTCCGAACTGTGCAGCAACACGTCATATCCACTTTACTCTCGATGGCAATGGTCCGGCTGAGTTTGTACCACCGAAGTTGGAAGATTGGCCGGATATTACGTGGGAAGCGGGTGAAAACACGCGTCGCGTTAACCTTGATCAGGTCACGAAAGAAGATGTCCGTGAATGGAAGACCGGTGAAACGCTGTTGTTGTCAGGCAAGATTCTGACCGGACGTGATGCGGCACATAAACGCATTCAAACCATGCTAAATAATGGTGAAGGCTTACCTGAAGGCGTTGACCTGAAAGGCAAGTTTATCTATTACGTCGGGCCGGTTGATGCTGTGGGTGATGAAGTCGTTGGCCCTGCGGGTCCGACAACGTCAACGCGCATGGACAAGTTTACCGATATGATGCTTGACGATGTGGGTGTGATGGGCATGATTGGTAAAGCTGAACGCGGTGCTGCAACGGTTGAATCGATCAAAAACCATCAAGCGGTTTATCTGATGGCTGTCGGTGGTGCTGCTTACCTCGTTGCCAAAGCCATTAAGAAAGCACGTGTGGTGGCATTCGAAGAGCTGGGTATGGAAGCTATCTACGAATTCGAAGTCGAAGATATGCCTGTCACAGTGGCGGTCGATTCTCATGGTGTCAACGCGCACCAAACCGGCCCGGATGTATGGAAGGTCAAAATCGCAGAAGCCGAGAAATAA
- the pabB gene encoding aminodeoxychorismate synthase component 1, whose translation MNNASDQYIEHKPLTYHPQLAIEYFSRIEHLPWSMLLRSPAEHTDSRYDILVAQPIVTLKTQGAETQIQTSDGHVSSPDDPFELLTRYQNQYAPALEKMSAYPFVGGALGYFAYDLGRRVEHLPEQAARDIPLPEMAVGIYTWALVVDHRQQTAALVGIGTDAAAQWLNAQQAVEQLPFRLTSDWQANMTEHEYRDRINAIHEYLHSGDCYQVNLTQRFQAGYTGSEWQAYQRLENENRAPFSAYLRIEEGVILSISPERFLQYKAPVIETKPIKGTMPRSADQALDRQHVQTLAASEKDQSENLMIVDLLRNDIGRVAKPGSVHVPTLFAIESFPAVHHLVSTIQAELDTHYTAADLLRACFPGGSITGAPKIRAMEIIEELEPQRRSVYCGSIGYISRDGQMDTSITIRTLTATNQQLYVWAGGGIVADSECASEYQETFDKLSRILPVLSS comes from the coding sequence ATGAATAATGCCTCGGATCAATACATTGAACACAAGCCACTCACATATCATCCTCAACTCGCTATTGAGTATTTCTCCCGTATTGAACATTTGCCTTGGTCGATGTTGCTACGCTCTCCGGCGGAACATACCGACAGCCGCTACGATATCCTCGTTGCCCAGCCTATTGTCACGCTAAAAACACAAGGCGCCGAGACTCAAATTCAAACAAGTGACGGCCACGTCTCATCACCAGACGACCCGTTTGAACTCTTGACGCGCTACCAAAATCAATACGCCCCGGCCCTTGAAAAGATGAGTGCATATCCGTTTGTCGGTGGCGCTCTGGGCTACTTTGCTTATGATTTGGGACGGCGTGTCGAGCACTTACCCGAGCAAGCTGCACGAGATATTCCTTTGCCAGAAATGGCAGTGGGTATTTATACCTGGGCACTGGTTGTCGATCATCGTCAGCAAACAGCAGCATTGGTCGGAATCGGAACGGACGCTGCAGCGCAATGGCTCAATGCACAACAAGCCGTTGAACAGCTTCCTTTTCGGTTGACATCCGACTGGCAAGCGAACATGACTGAGCATGAGTACCGCGATAGAATCAACGCAATTCACGAATATCTGCATTCCGGAGACTGCTATCAGGTCAACCTGACGCAGCGCTTTCAAGCCGGTTATACAGGTAGTGAATGGCAAGCCTATCAACGATTAGAAAATGAAAACCGGGCACCTTTTTCTGCTTACCTCCGGATCGAAGAAGGCGTCATTTTAAGTATTTCTCCGGAACGTTTTCTACAATATAAAGCACCGGTCATAGAGACAAAGCCCATTAAAGGCACGATGCCGCGTAGCGCGGATCAAGCCCTTGACCGGCAACATGTACAAACATTAGCCGCCTCGGAAAAAGATCAATCCGAGAACCTGATGATTGTTGATTTATTACGCAACGACATCGGTCGAGTGGCCAAACCGGGCAGTGTCCATGTCCCGACATTATTTGCAATTGAAAGTTTTCCGGCGGTTCACCATTTGGTCAGTACGATCCAGGCTGAGTTAGATACCCATTACACCGCCGCGGATTTGCTGCGCGCTTGTTTTCCGGGCGGCTCCATTACCGGCGCGCCGAAAATCAGGGCAATGGAAATCATCGAAGAGCTGGAACCCCAGCGTCGAAGTGTTTATTGCGGCAGTATCGGCTATATCAGCCGCGATGGTCAGATGGATACCAGCATTACAATTCGCACCCTGACCGCCACAAATCAGCAGCTCTATGTCTGGGCTGGCGGGGGGATCGTCGCTGATAGTGAATGTGCCAGCGAATATCAAGAAACATTTGATAAACTGAGTCGGATATTACCCGTATTATCGTCATAA
- a CDS encoding CoA pyrophosphatase, with translation MHLTRTTILRDFQLRQPSDYTLESLSRTKHLSGQKLRKAAVLVAFVERSTGLNVIFTKRAAHLKHHPSQVSFPGGKCERWDSSVYATAIREAHEEIGLTQHQVELIGSLPELNTVSHFSVTPVVAFASPDYQATIDPNEVEEVFEVPADYLLHPRNLHHATFALKNARHRVFAIPYQRHFIWGMTAQIVHALQKQIQIYTASS, from the coding sequence ATGCATCTGACCCGAACAACGATATTAAGAGATTTTCAACTCCGTCAGCCGAGTGACTATACCTTGGAATCATTATCGCGGACCAAGCATCTTTCCGGGCAAAAGTTACGCAAAGCAGCCGTATTGGTTGCTTTTGTCGAACGGTCAACGGGTTTAAATGTCATTTTTACCAAACGGGCAGCGCATCTGAAACATCATCCGAGTCAGGTCAGCTTCCCCGGTGGCAAGTGTGAGCGGTGGGATTCATCCGTCTATGCGACAGCGATTCGAGAAGCACACGAAGAGATAGGTCTGACGCAACATCAGGTTGAATTGATTGGCAGCCTGCCGGAGTTAAACACCGTCAGCCACTTTTCGGTAACGCCAGTCGTAGCATTCGCATCCCCCGACTATCAAGCCACGATAGACCCGAATGAAGTTGAAGAAGTCTTTGAAGTACCCGCAGATTATTTGCTCCATCCCCGTAATCTCCACCATGCGACATTTGCCCTGAAAAATGCCCGACATCGAGTCTTTGCCATCCCTTATCAACGACATTTTATATGGGGTATGACTGCCCAGATCGTCCACGCATTACAAAAACAAATCCAAATATATACCGCCAGCTCATAA